A genomic window from Daphnia carinata strain CSIRO-1 chromosome 9, CSIRO_AGI_Dcar_HiC_V3, whole genome shotgun sequence includes:
- the LOC130700771 gene encoding probable ATP-dependent RNA helicase DDX52 encodes MDARDLFKRLSAGAKFDTNRFKNDALKFKLAKNQHSTDSLSTTCVNNSNADNEAIQTQQDTEKENGITKLNNKMVALDDKKVDPRAEIKALRRERKRKIKTPKELAALKKEEIKRKRNAHHIHVQGSDIPTPVETFDELAEQFNIKEELIANIRARGYLVPTPIQMQALPLMLKKREILACAPTGSGKTAAFLVPIIHCLGTPQRKGFRAVIVSPTRELANQTHRECVKLTEGIGLCCHVIDNVGKAVQKFGPKSSQRFDILITTPNRLVFLLSQEPPAISLKNVEWLIVDESDKLFEEGRQGFRDQLGAIYRACDSQQIRRAFFSATFAFDVQEWCKLNLDNVVMLTIGQKNSASEKVEQQLIFTGSEGGKLMAFRNLIVEGLTPPVLVFVQTKERAKELYTELVYDGINVDVIHAERSQLQRDNVVKSFRSGQIWVLICTELMGRGIDFKGVNLVVNYDFPPSAISYIHRIGRTGRAGRPGKAITFFTENDAGYLRKIATVMRNSGCEVPDYMLQMKKTSKSEAKKMARNIPTRKSISTEPIPDKIKRKKRERIIANVRKTKQKAQQGLPSKRAKITTNGV; translated from the exons ATGGATGCTCGTGATTTGTTTAAACGACTGTCAGCTGGTGCAAAATTCGACACAAACAGATTCAAGAACGATGCTCTGAAATTTAAG CTAGCTAAAAACCAACATTCTACTGACAGTCTATCGACTACTTGTGTGAATAATTCCAATGCAGATAATGAAGCAATACAAACACAACAAGATACTGAAAAAGAGAATGGCATAACTAAACTTAATAACAAAATGGTGGCTTTGGATGATAAGAAAGTGGACCCCAGAGCAGAAATTAAAGCGTTACGTCGtgaaaggaaaaggaaaattaaaaCACCAAAAGAATTAGCTGCACTAAAGAAGGAAGAAATCAAGAGAAAGAGGAATGCACATCATATCCATGTTCAGGGCAGTGACATTCCAACTCCAGTTGAAAC GTTTGACGAGCTGGCAGAGCAGTTTAACATCAAAGAAGAACTCATTGCAAACATACGCGCACGTGGATATTTGGTTCCTACTCCGATTCAAATGCAAGCCCTTCCTTTAATgttgaagaaaagagaaatcctGGCTTGTGCCCCGACCGGATCTGGAAAAACCGCCGCATTTTTGGTGCCTATTATACATTGCCTAGGTACTCCACAGAGAAAAGGCTTCAGGGCAGTAATTGTCTCACCCACACGCGAGTTGGCCAATCAAACACATCGAGAGTGTGTTAAATTAACTGAAGGAATTGGTTTATGTTGTCACGTCATAGACAATGTTGGAAAAGCTGTGCAAAAATTCGGGCCAAAATCATCTCAACGATTTG ACATTCTCATCACAACACCGAATAGGCTGGTTTTCCTTTTATCGCAAGAGCCACCAGCTATTTCACTTAAGAA TGTCGAATGGTTGATTGTAGACGAATCAGACAAGTTGTTTGAAGAAGGTCGACAAGGTTTCCGTGATCAACTAGGAGCGATCTATCGGGCCTGTGATTCGCAACAAATTAGACGAGCATTTTTCAGCGCTACTTTTGCATTTGACGTGCAAGAATGGTGCAAATTAAATCTCGACAATGTCGTTATGCTGACCATTGGACAGAAGAATTCAGCTTCCGAAAAGGTTGAGCAACAATTGATTTTTACTGGAAGCGAAGGTGGAAAGCTAATGGCATTCCGTAATCTGATTGTCGAG GGCCTTACTCCACCAGTTCTAGTGTTCgtccaaacaaaagaacgagCAAAAGAACTTTATACTGAATTGGTATATGACGGCATCAATGTCGATGTCATTCATGCCGAGCGATCGCAACTCCAACGTGACAATGTGGTGAAAAGTTTTCGTTCCGGTCAAATTTGGGTGCTCATCTGTACAGAACTTATGGGCCGTGGTATTGATTTCAAAGGTGTGAACCTAGTAGTAAATTATGACTTCCCTCCATCCGCCATCAGCTACATTCATCGTATCG GTCGAACGGGGCGCGCTGGTCGCCCAGGAAAAGCTATAACTTTTTTCACGGAGAATGATGCGGGTTATCTGCGCAA AATTGCCACAGTCATGCGGAATTCTGGGTGTGAGGTACCAGATTACATGCtacaaatgaagaaaacatcTAAGAGCGAAGCCAAGAAAATGGCCCGGAATATTCCTACTCGAAAATCTATCTCTACGGAACCCATCCCCGATAAGATAAAGCGAAAAAAACGTGAGCGAATAATAGCCAACGTTAGGAAGACTAAGCAAAAGGCACAACAAGGATTACCGTCCAAAAGAGCTAAAATAACGACTAATGGTGTGTGA